A stretch of the Synechocystis sp. PCC 7338 genome encodes the following:
- the ureB gene encoding urease subunit beta, with amino-acid sequence MATMIPGEIITPEGYLELNAGRPTCSVNVANTGDRPIQVGSHYHFYEVNAALQFDRDLARGMRLDIPAGTAVRFEPGDEKNVNLVAYAGSREIYGFNGLVNGPLEPVKPGKKG; translated from the coding sequence ATTGCCACTATGATTCCCGGCGAAATCATTACCCCCGAAGGTTACCTAGAACTAAATGCTGGCCGTCCCACCTGCAGCGTCAATGTGGCCAACACTGGCGATCGCCCTATTCAAGTAGGTTCCCATTACCATTTTTACGAAGTCAATGCTGCCTTGCAATTTGACCGGGATTTAGCCAGGGGCATGCGGCTGGATATTCCCGCAGGAACGGCGGTACGCTTTGAACCGGGGGACGAAAAAAACGTAAATTTGGTGGCCTACGCTGGTAGTCGGGAAATCTATGGTTTCAACGGCCTAGTGAACGGCCCTTTAGAACCAGTTAAACCCGGCAAAAAAGGTTAG
- a CDS encoding DNA polymerase III subunit delta', which yields MNRFQSILGQDQAIALLHQAIAQKRIAPAYLLVGPDGVGKSLAAKAFGETLLMGWGSEPDRQERFFAGNHPDLLKIEPTFQHQGKLLTAYEAEQAGLKRRAAPLIRVEQIREINRFLSRPPLEADRAVILIEEAQAMNEGAANALLKTLEEPGRATLILLAPSVDALLPTIVSRCQRIPFYRLEEDDMAKILQRLGRQEILNHPELLAIAQGSPGILFEAWEQMQSISAELRQKLIHPPVDPLAAFDLAKLVDSNLDNGAQLWLVDYLQYHYWQSYGQRQWLEILEKARKYLTAYVQPRLVWESTFLTLYRLENHGDRQ from the coding sequence ATGAATCGCTTCCAATCCATCCTTGGCCAAGACCAAGCCATTGCCTTACTACACCAGGCGATCGCCCAGAAGCGCATTGCCCCAGCCTATTTGTTGGTGGGTCCCGATGGGGTAGGCAAAAGTTTAGCCGCCAAGGCCTTTGGGGAAACCTTATTAATGGGATGGGGATCTGAACCCGATCGCCAGGAACGTTTTTTTGCCGGCAATCATCCTGACTTACTGAAAATAGAGCCAACTTTTCAACATCAGGGCAAACTATTAACCGCTTACGAAGCCGAGCAAGCCGGGCTCAAACGAAGGGCGGCTCCCCTAATTCGAGTAGAACAAATTCGAGAAATTAATCGTTTCCTCAGTCGTCCCCCCTTGGAAGCGGACAGAGCCGTTATCCTGATTGAAGAAGCCCAAGCCATGAATGAAGGGGCGGCCAATGCTTTACTAAAAACCTTGGAGGAGCCAGGACGGGCCACTTTGATCCTGCTGGCCCCCAGCGTCGATGCCCTCTTACCCACCATTGTTTCCCGTTGCCAGCGCATTCCCTTTTATCGTTTGGAGGAAGATGACATGGCCAAAATTTTGCAAAGGCTAGGCCGTCAGGAAATCCTTAATCACCCTGAACTTTTGGCGATCGCCCAGGGTAGTCCCGGCATTTTGTTTGAAGCCTGGGAACAGATGCAAAGTATCTCCGCTGAACTGCGGCAAAAGTTAATTCACCCCCCCGTCGATCCCCTGGCGGCGTTTGATTTGGCCAAACTGGTGGACAGTAACCTCGACAATGGTGCCCAACTCTGGTTGGTGGATTATCTGCAATACCATTACTGGCAAAGCTACGGCCAACGGCAATGGCTAGAAATTTTGGAGAAAGCCCGTAAATATCTAACGGCCTACGTCCAGCCCCGTTTGGTGTGGGAATCCACTTTCCTTACCCTCTATCGTCTAGAAAACCATGGCGATCGCCAATAA
- the urtA gene encoding urea ABC transporter substrate-binding protein codes for MTNPFGRRKFLLYGSATLGASLLLKACGGGTEPTTEPTDTPTEGMAPTGEPVKVGLLHSLSGTMAISETTVVEAAELAIEEINAAGGVLGRPIQAIKEDGASDWPTFAEKAAKLIDQDKVVNVFGCWTSASRKAVLPVFEAKNHMLWYPVQYEGQECSKNIFYTGAAPNQQIEPAVDWLLENKGNKFFLVGSDYVFPRTANTIIKEQLKAKGGETVGEDYLPLGNTEVTPIITKIREALPDGGVIFNTLNGDSNVAFFKQIQSAGLTPDKYPVMSVSVAEEEVRQIGKEYLLGQFASWNYFQSVDTPANQKFVAAFKAKYGEDRVTNDPMEAAYISVYLWKAAVEAAGDVGETPEGLEKVRAAAIGQTFDAPEGMVTMQPNHHISKTVRIGEVNDEGQFTIVWSSEGPVDPIPWNQFVPETKGFTCDWTRTDVENPGKFKAS; via the coding sequence ATGACTAACCCTTTTGGAAGACGTAAATTTTTGCTGTATGGATCAGCAACCCTAGGCGCCAGTCTATTGCTCAAAGCCTGTGGTGGTGGGACAGAACCGACCACTGAACCCACCGACACCCCCACAGAAGGAATGGCCCCCACCGGGGAACCGGTCAAAGTTGGTTTGCTCCACTCCCTCAGTGGCACCATGGCCATCAGTGAAACCACCGTAGTGGAAGCGGCGGAACTGGCGATCGAGGAAATTAATGCGGCCGGTGGAGTATTGGGTCGGCCAATTCAGGCCATCAAAGAAGATGGTGCTTCCGATTGGCCCACCTTTGCGGAAAAAGCAGCGAAGTTGATTGACCAAGACAAAGTAGTTAACGTCTTCGGTTGTTGGACTTCCGCTAGCCGTAAAGCAGTACTGCCCGTATTTGAAGCTAAAAACCACATGCTTTGGTACCCGGTACAGTACGAAGGGCAAGAATGTTCTAAAAATATTTTCTACACCGGTGCCGCTCCTAACCAGCAAATTGAACCAGCGGTGGATTGGTTGTTGGAAAACAAGGGGAATAAGTTCTTCCTAGTGGGTTCTGATTATGTGTTCCCCCGCACTGCCAACACCATTATCAAAGAGCAATTAAAAGCCAAAGGTGGCGAAACCGTTGGGGAAGATTACCTGCCCCTGGGCAACACTGAAGTTACCCCCATCATCACCAAAATCCGGGAAGCTCTGCCCGATGGTGGCGTAATTTTCAACACCCTGAATGGGGACAGTAACGTTGCCTTCTTCAAACAGATCCAATCTGCTGGTTTGACCCCCGACAAATATCCGGTTATGTCCGTGAGTGTGGCGGAAGAGGAAGTACGACAAATTGGTAAGGAGTACCTCCTTGGTCAATTTGCTTCTTGGAACTATTTCCAAAGCGTGGATACCCCCGCCAACCAGAAGTTTGTGGCCGCCTTTAAAGCCAAGTATGGTGAAGACCGGGTGACCAATGACCCCATGGAAGCGGCCTATATTTCCGTTTACCTCTGGAAAGCCGCGGTGGAAGCGGCTGGAGATGTGGGTGAAACTCCCGAAGGGCTAGAAAAAGTCCGGGCGGCGGCGATCGGTCAAACCTTTGACGCCCCAGAGGGCATGGTGACCATGCAACCCAACCACCACATTTCCAAAACTGTCCGCATCGGGGAAGTTAACGACGAAGGTCAGTTCACCATTGTTTGGTCTAGTGAAGGCCCCGTTGATCCCATCCCCTGGAACCAATTTGTACCGGAAACCAAAGGTTTCACCTGCGATTGGACCCGAACCGACGTGGAAAATCCCGGTAAGTTCAAAGCCAGCTAG
- a CDS encoding 2-methyl-6-phytyl-1,4-hydroquinone methyltransferase produces MPESLLLPAGLISLSLAIAAGLYLFTARGYQSSDSVANAYDQWTEDGILEYYWGDHIHLGHYDDPPVAKDFIQSKIDFVHAMAQWGGLNTLPPGTTVLDVGCGIGGSSRILAKDYGFNVTGITISPQQVKRATELTPPDVTAKFAVDDAMALSFPDASFDVVWSVEAGPHMPDKAVFAKELMRVLKPGGILVVADWNQRDDRQVPLNLWEKPVMRQLLDQWSHPAFASIEGFAENLEATGLVDGQVTTADWTVPTLPAWLDTIWQGIIRPQGWLQYGLPGFVKSVREVPTILLMRLAFGVGLCRFGMFKAVRKNATEA; encoded by the coding sequence ATGCCCGAGTCTTTGCTTCTGCCCGCTGGCCTAATTTCCCTCTCCCTGGCGATCGCCGCTGGATTATATTTATTCACCGCCCGGGGCTATCAATCATCGGATTCCGTGGCCAACGCCTATGACCAATGGACGGAGGACGGCATTTTGGAATATTACTGGGGCGACCATATCCACCTCGGCCATTATGACGATCCCCCGGTGGCCAAGGATTTTATCCAATCAAAAATCGATTTTGTCCATGCCATGGCCCAGTGGGGAGGCTTGAATACACTTCCCCCAGGCACCACCGTGTTGGATGTAGGTTGCGGCATTGGTGGTAGCAGTCGCATTCTCGCTAAAGATTATGGTTTTAACGTTACAGGCATCACCATTAGCCCCCAGCAAGTCAAACGGGCTACGGAATTAACTCCCCCCGATGTAACGGCCAAGTTTGCAGTGGATGATGCCATGGCTTTATCATTCCCAGACGCTAGCTTTGACGTGGTGTGGTCAGTGGAAGCGGGGCCCCATATGCCCGATAAAGCCGTCTTTGCCAAGGAGTTAATGCGGGTGCTCAAACCAGGGGGAATTTTGGTAGTGGCGGATTGGAATCAACGGGACGATCGCCAGGTGCCGTTAAACCTTTGGGAAAAACCAGTGATGCGACAATTGTTGGATCAATGGTCTCACCCCGCCTTTGCCAGCATTGAAGGTTTTGCGGAAAACCTCGAAGCCACTGGGTTAGTGGACGGCCAGGTGACCACTGCTGATTGGACTGTCCCCACCCTCCCTGCTTGGTTAGACACCATCTGGCAGGGCATTATCCGGCCCCAGGGCTGGTTGCAATATGGCTTGCCTGGGTTTGTCAAATCGGTGCGAGAAGTGCCCACTATTTTGTTAATGCGCCTTGCCTTTGGGGTAGGGCTTTGTCGCTTTGGCATGTTTAAGGCGGTGCGAAAAAATGCCACTGAAGCTTAA
- the purB gene encoding adenylosuccinate lyase has product MIERYTLPEMGKIWTDTYKLQTWLDVEIAVCEAQAELGYIPQSAVDEIKAKAKFDPQRVLEIEAEVRHDVIAFLTNVNEYVGDAGRYIHLGLTSSDVLDTALALQLVASLDLILEQLEKLIQAIRYQAQQHRYTVMVGRSHGIHAEPITFGFKLAGWLAEVLRNRDRLVRVAQSIAVGKISGAVGTYANIDPKVEAIACQKLGLEPDTASTQVISRDRHAEYVQQLALLAASLERFAVEIRNLQRTDVLEVEEYFSKGQKGSSAMPHKRNPIRSERLTGMARLVRGHAVAALENVALWHERDISHSSVERVAFPDCCILTHFMLKETTDLVKNLLVYPENMKRNMNVYGGVIFSQKVLLALVEKGMNREEAYRVVQGSAHQAWNTEGGDFEKLVRADAQVQALLSAEEIDQCFDPQQHLTNLAEIYSRLDI; this is encoded by the coding sequence GTGATCGAACGTTACACCCTGCCTGAAATGGGCAAAATTTGGACGGACACCTACAAGCTACAAACCTGGCTAGACGTGGAAATTGCCGTCTGTGAAGCCCAGGCAGAGTTGGGTTACATTCCCCAGTCAGCGGTGGACGAAATCAAGGCCAAAGCCAAATTTGATCCCCAACGGGTGTTAGAAATTGAGGCGGAAGTACGTCACGATGTCATCGCCTTTTTAACCAATGTCAATGAGTATGTAGGGGATGCGGGCCGTTACATTCACTTAGGGTTAACTAGTTCTGATGTGTTGGACACAGCCCTGGCATTGCAGTTGGTGGCTAGCTTAGACCTGATTTTAGAGCAGTTGGAAAAACTAATTCAGGCTATTCGTTACCAAGCCCAACAACACCGCTACACCGTCATGGTGGGCCGTTCCCATGGCATCCACGCTGAGCCCATCACCTTTGGATTTAAATTGGCCGGTTGGCTAGCGGAGGTCTTAAGAAATCGGGATCGTTTGGTGCGGGTGGCCCAATCCATTGCGGTGGGGAAAATTTCCGGTGCCGTGGGTACCTATGCCAACATTGACCCCAAAGTGGAGGCGATCGCTTGTCAGAAATTAGGATTGGAACCAGACACGGCTTCCACCCAGGTTATTTCCCGGGATCGCCATGCGGAATACGTACAACAATTGGCTTTGCTCGCCGCTTCCCTAGAACGATTTGCAGTGGAAATTCGCAACCTGCAACGCACCGATGTGTTGGAAGTAGAGGAGTATTTTTCTAAAGGCCAGAAGGGCTCTTCCGCCATGCCCCACAAGCGCAATCCCATCCGTTCAGAACGGTTAACGGGGATGGCCCGCCTGGTCCGGGGCCATGCAGTGGCGGCGCTGGAAAATGTTGCCCTCTGGCATGAACGGGACATTTCCCACAGTTCCGTGGAGCGGGTCGCCTTTCCCGACTGCTGTATTCTGACCCATTTTATGCTGAAGGAAACCACCGATTTGGTGAAAAATTTGTTGGTGTACCCCGAAAATATGAAACGCAATATGAACGTTTATGGCGGGGTGATTTTTAGCCAAAAAGTTTTGCTTGCCCTAGTGGAAAAAGGCATGAACCGGGAGGAAGCTTACCGAGTGGTGCAGGGTTCCGCTCACCAAGCCTGGAATACGGAAGGGGGAGATTTTGAAAAGTTAGTGCGAGCTGATGCCCAAGTACAAGCCTTACTTTCTGCCGAAGAAATTGACCAATGCTTTGACCCCCAACAACATTTGACTAACCTGGCGGAAATTTACAGCCGTTTGGATATTTAG
- a CDS encoding pentapeptide repeat-containing protein: MNFLMICQKFFAHNLFPWKAIARVYREKPKPFGRWRSAVQAGLLVTTFILTMVVLASPSFALDYNRGNLVGADFSHQDLRGSIFDHANLRGADFTGANLQGARFFSANMDGAILEGADARGVDFESARLTHANLRNARLEGSFGTNTKFGEVDIEGADLTDIILRPDTEDYLCGLATGTNPVTGRETKETLFCP; encoded by the coding sequence ATGAATTTTTTAATGATTTGTCAAAAATTTTTCGCCCATAATCTATTCCCATGGAAGGCGATCGCCAGGGTTTACAGGGAAAAACCAAAGCCCTTTGGCCGGTGGCGATCCGCGGTTCAGGCTGGCTTATTAGTTACCACTTTTATCCTAACTATGGTCGTCCTAGCTAGCCCTAGTTTTGCCCTAGACTATAACCGGGGTAACTTGGTGGGGGCAGATTTCTCCCATCAAGATCTACGTGGTTCTATCTTTGACCATGCCAATTTACGAGGGGCAGACTTCACCGGAGCTAATCTGCAAGGAGCACGGTTTTTTTCTGCCAATATGGACGGTGCCATTTTAGAAGGGGCCGATGCCCGGGGCGTAGATTTTGAGTCCGCCCGTCTGACCCATGCCAATCTCCGCAATGCCCGTTTGGAGGGGTCTTTTGGCACCAATACTAAGTTTGGAGAAGTGGACATTGAAGGGGCAGACCTAACGGACATTATTTTAAGACCCGACACGGAGGATTACCTCTGTGGACTAGCAACGGGAACCAATCCAGTCACAGGACGAGAAACGAAAGAGACTCTATTTTGTCCCTGA
- the radA gene encoding DNA repair protein RadA: MAKARTKFVCSACGADHAQWFGRCPKCHEYGTLQEELVNATSSGTNRRSLGAKKSGSSRVKTGQPQRALTFSQIHQENQGRFPSGYGELDRVLGGGIVPGALILIGGDPGIGKSTLLLQVAFQLATRLPRILYVSAEESGQQIKLRATRLGITQTVNASDSNITEEKLPHDGNLFVLPETNLEDILRELEALQPQVAIIDSIQNLYFPALGSAPGSVSQVRECTGLLMQLAKRDHISLFIVGHVTKEGAIAGPKVLEHLVDTVLYFQGDRFASHRLLRSVKNRFGATQEIGIFEMVQSGLQEVLNPSQLFLGSREEFMSGTAITVACEGTRPLVVELQALVSPTSYASPRRSTTGVDYNRLLQVLAVLEKRLGVPLSKLDAYLSVAGGLEVEEPAVDLAMAIALVASFRDRVVDPTMIILGEIGLGGQIRPVSQLEIRLKEAAKLGFKKAIVPKGQTGIESAGIKLISVGKVFAAIAVALPANENATDQGNGAEAKMGNGSGTK, encoded by the coding sequence ATGGCTAAAGCCCGGACAAAGTTTGTTTGCTCTGCCTGTGGAGCGGACCATGCCCAATGGTTTGGCCGTTGTCCTAAATGTCATGAGTACGGCACTCTACAGGAAGAGTTGGTCAATGCTACTTCTAGCGGTACTAACCGCCGTAGTTTAGGGGCAAAAAAATCCGGTTCTTCCAGGGTAAAAACTGGGCAACCCCAGAGGGCTTTAACGTTTTCTCAAATTCACCAGGAAAATCAAGGACGTTTTCCCTCTGGCTATGGGGAGTTAGACCGGGTTTTGGGGGGGGGCATTGTCCCTGGGGCGTTAATTTTAATTGGGGGAGACCCAGGCATTGGTAAATCAACTTTGTTACTCCAAGTGGCTTTCCAGTTGGCCACCCGCTTGCCAAGGATTTTATACGTTTCAGCGGAGGAGTCGGGACAGCAAATTAAGCTCCGGGCCACCCGTTTAGGTATTACCCAAACCGTCAATGCTAGCGACAGCAACATTACCGAGGAAAAACTTCCCCATGACGGTAATTTATTTGTTTTGCCAGAAACTAATTTGGAGGATATTTTGCGGGAATTGGAAGCCCTGCAACCCCAGGTGGCCATCATTGACAGTATTCAAAATTTATATTTTCCTGCCCTTGGTTCAGCTCCGGGTTCCGTTTCCCAGGTGCGAGAATGTACAGGTTTATTGATGCAATTGGCCAAACGGGATCACATTAGTTTATTTATTGTGGGCCATGTCACAAAGGAAGGGGCGATCGCCGGGCCGAAAGTATTGGAGCATTTGGTAGATACGGTGTTGTATTTCCAGGGCGATCGATTTGCGTCCCACCGTTTACTCAGATCAGTTAAAAATCGTTTTGGAGCTACCCAAGAAATTGGCATTTTTGAAATGGTGCAGTCGGGGCTGCAGGAAGTGCTCAATCCTTCCCAATTATTTTTGGGCAGTCGGGAAGAATTTATGTCCGGCACTGCCATTACGGTGGCCTGTGAAGGAACTAGACCCCTGGTGGTGGAATTACAAGCTCTGGTTAGTCCCACCAGTTATGCTTCCCCCCGACGATCAACTACAGGGGTAGATTACAATCGCCTTTTGCAAGTTCTTGCTGTACTGGAAAAACGTCTGGGGGTACCCCTTTCTAAACTAGATGCTTACCTGTCTGTGGCGGGGGGGTTGGAAGTGGAAGAGCCGGCGGTGGATTTGGCCATGGCGATCGCCTTAGTAGCCAGTTTTCGGGATCGGGTGGTGGATCCGACCATGATTATTTTGGGAGAAATCGGTTTGGGGGGTCAAATTCGCCCCGTTTCCCAGCTAGAAATTCGTCTTAAGGAAGCCGCCAAACTAGGTTTTAAAAAAGCCATTGTGCCCAAAGGTCAAACCGGGATTGAATCCGCTGGTATCAAGCTCATTTCCGTGGGCAAAGTCTTTGCGGCGATCGCCGTTGCTCTACCAGCCAACGAAAATGCAACGGATCAAGGCAATGGGGCAGAAGCCAAAATGGGCAATGGCTCAGGGACAAAATAG
- a CDS encoding isoaspartyl peptidase/L-asparaginase gives MTPKLIIHGGASSLDDKGGLTTVRQSLRQIVAAVYETLTAGGSALEAVVQGCELLENEPRFNAGTGSVLQSDGQVRMSASLMDGDRQNFSGVINVSRIKNPIQMAQFLQAQTDRILSDYGAADLAREMQLPIYDPATDFRIQEWMEERGEDVRKKMARLIADPTASIEARKGTIGVVALDSNGKIAAGTSTGGKGLERIGRVSDSAMPAGNYATRFAGVSCTGVGEDIINECLAAKVVIRVKDGQNLDQAMEKSIAEALENNTDLGAIALDHRGHIAWGKTCPVLLAAYHTGTAISDTLELTDRDHYGKA, from the coding sequence ATGACCCCCAAATTAATCATCCATGGCGGTGCCAGTTCCCTCGACGATAAGGGAGGCTTGACCACTGTGCGCCAGTCTTTACGTCAAATTGTGGCGGCGGTGTACGAAACGCTAACAGCGGGGGGCAGTGCCCTGGAAGCGGTGGTGCAGGGTTGTGAACTGCTGGAAAATGAGCCCCGTTTCAATGCTGGAACTGGTTCCGTACTCCAGTCCGACGGCCAGGTGCGCATGAGCGCCTCATTAATGGACGGCGATCGCCAGAATTTTAGTGGAGTAATTAATGTTTCCCGCATTAAAAACCCAATCCAAATGGCCCAATTTTTACAGGCTCAAACGGATCGGATTTTGTCTGACTATGGGGCAGCAGATTTGGCCAGAGAAATGCAACTGCCCATTTATGACCCGGCCACTGACTTTCGTATCCAGGAATGGATGGAGGAAAGGGGGGAAGATGTGCGTAAAAAAATGGCTCGATTAATTGCCGATCCCACCGCGAGCATTGAAGCAAGAAAGGGCACCATTGGGGTAGTGGCGTTGGATAGTAACGGTAAAATTGCCGCAGGCACTTCCACTGGGGGCAAGGGATTAGAGCGCATTGGCCGGGTGAGTGATTCCGCTATGCCAGCAGGGAACTATGCCACCCGTTTTGCTGGGGTTAGTTGTACCGGAGTGGGGGAAGACATTATCAATGAGTGTTTAGCCGCCAAGGTGGTGATCCGGGTCAAAGACGGCCAAAATCTGGACCAAGCCATGGAAAAATCCATCGCCGAAGCTTTGGAAAATAACACTGACCTAGGGGCGATCGCCTTGGATCATCGGGGCCATATTGCCTGGGGAAAAACCTGTCCCGTCCTCTTGGCGGCCTACCACACCGGCACGGCGATCAGCGACACGTTGGAACTAACCGATAGGGATCACTACGGCAAAGCTTAA